GCTTCCCTTAACTTTTCCTTATTATCACTTAAATTCATCTTTTTTTATCCTGCACGCCCCTGCATGCGGGCAACCGCTGCAGCCGCATCCGCAGGAAGCAGTCCCCGACCTTTTATCTCTGCATAATTTTCTGATAATGAGAATGACGAGTACGATCAACAGAATCGAAATCATGACAGTTGCCAGCATATAGTAAATCCTCCTTGTTAGTTAAGCGGTCTCTACATATTTTCTCAGAGTCTGCCGTAAGGCTGCCGCACTGCTCGAGGCAACTCTCTCTACCGGGACTTTACAGCGCTGTGCTTCCTTGCAGGCGCTGAGCGCCATTTTATGGGATACTGTTTGCGTGAATAGAATCAACAGATCCGGCACTCCAAGTTTTTTCTTGAGCGGTCCATTTTCTTTTACAAACACCTTCGCCTTGCAACCATATTGTTTACAAATAGTTTCATAAAGATTGGCCATTCTTTCATTTCCGCCTACGATTACAACACTCATTAGCGCTCTCCTTTCTAGTTAGTATCAACTAACTACTTTATTTTACCACTATATCCCATCTTTGTCAACTGCTCACGAAAGCTATTTATTCAAAAGCAGCTTGCCGCTTTGGCATCTCTAAAATGGTAGCCGCCTCCTGCTGCGTAACCTTGCCGCTTTTAATCATACAGTCAAGCACTACCTTCATTCTCTGCTGGGCAAGCTCTTGATTTTCATCAGGCGAATATAGGGAAGGAGCATTGGGCAGCCCGGCCAGCATGATCGCTTCATATGCGGTAAGCTCTGAAGGCTGCTTGCCAAAATATCCTTGTGCTGCTTCATATATTCCATAATATCCACTGCCAAAATAAATCGTATTCACGTAAATTTCAAAAAGCTCCTTTTTGCTGTACTGCTTTTCTAATGCAAAAGCAGCAAAAACTTCCGCTACCTTACGCTCTATGCGCTTTTCCTGTGTAAACAATTGATTCTTGGCAATCTGCTGCGTAATTGTACTTCCCCCCTCTGCAAAAGACAGTGTTGTCAGGTCCGTCCAAATGGCTCTGCCAATTGCCAGTATAT
This sequence is a window from Lachnospiraceae bacterium. Protein-coding genes within it:
- a CDS encoding FeoB-associated Cys-rich membrane protein — encoded protein: MLATVMISILLIVLVILIIRKLCRDKRSGTASCGCGCSGCPHAGACRIKKDEFK
- a CDS encoding DUF2325 domain-containing protein; this encodes MSVVIVGGNERMANLYETICKQYGCKAKVFVKENGPLKKKLGVPDLLILFTQTVSHKMALSACKEAQRCKVPVERVASSSAAALRQTLRKYVETA
- a CDS encoding transglycosylase domain-containing protein — its product is MKHKAHGIRNGLLGGLAALLIVFFLIAGWYGIKGYRMYRQAVAEAPIAELGESLRENENFTYYDELPPLYVEAVIAAEDKRFESHHGIDILAIGRAIWTDLTTLSFAEGGSTITQQIAKNQLFTQEKRIERKVAEVFAAFALEKQYSKKELFEIYVNTIYFGSGYYGIYEAAQGYFGKQPSELTAYEAIMLAGLPNAPSLYSPDENQELAQQRMKVVLDCMIKSGKVTQQEAATILEMPKRQAAFE